In Vicinamibacteria bacterium, a single genomic region encodes these proteins:
- a CDS encoding GTP-binding protein, which translates to MSKEKFDRSKPHVNVGTIGHVDHGKTSLTAAITKVLSALNPRVQ; encoded by the coding sequence ATGTCCAAGGAGAAGTTTGACAGGTCGAAGCCGCACGTGAACGTGGGGACGATTGGGCACGTGGACCACGGGAAGACGTCGTTGACGGCGGCGATCACGAAGGTGTTGTCGGCCCTGAACCCGCGGGTACAGT